The Anaerolineae bacterium genome segment TGGGGCTGATCGGCTCGCCCCAGTGGCATTTCGTCTACCACTTCGTGGTGCTGTTGGCGCTGGCCGCGGCGTGGGCCATCGTTTTCGCCCGACGCCGCCTCTTCGCGCCGGCAGAAACCCGCCCTGTCCTCTGGGGCCTGGCCCTGCTCATCGCCCTGCACATCCTGCCGGCGCTCCTGCTCCCGCTGGACAGCGCCGGCTGGCTCCCCCTGGCTTCCTGGATGCCCGTCGTGGAACGCTCCCTCGATACTGTATCGTTGGTGGTGTTGGTCTGGGCGATGGTCCTGCCCCACACCCGCTGGCGCGGTCTCCACGGCCCCTTCCTGGTCGCCCAGGTGCTGTTGATCGGGCTGGCCGCCGCCGGCCTTTCCCGCATCTGGGCCGGCGAGATGGAAGCGGGCCTCCCCTATCCTGCCACCTGGCACCGCTACTTCTGGATCGCATGGCAGTTCCTGCTGGCGCTCGTCGGTATCATCGGCCTGGCGCGCGCCGAACAGCCGCGCCGGCATATGATCCTCCTGACATTCATGTTCTTCCTGTTCGCCCTGGCGGGGATACTGGAAGCGGCCCTGCCGGCCCCCGATGGCACGCCGGCCTGGGAACGCGCCGCCGCCCTGCTGGGCTATCCCCTGCTCACCATCGCCATGACGCAGATGGTCTTGGGCCGCCTGGAGGTCTCCGCCGGCGGCGAGCCGGCGCTCCTCGTCCCCCTGCGCGCCACCAACACGGCCGAAATGCTCCTGGAGATGCTGGGAGCGGAGGAAGAGGCGGCTGAGAACGGCACTCCCTCTAAGGACGAACCCGAGGCCGTCGCCGGCCGGCTGGTTGGCCCCATCGCCCGGGCGCTGGGAGTGGATCAGGCCGCCATCGGACTGCTGGAAGGGGGGCTGGAGGACCGCATGCGCCTGGTGGCGGTCTATAACCCGACCCGGCAGGGCCGCGGCGGTGAGGTGGTCAGCTTCCCCCTGGACGAGCAGATGGCCATCCGCCGGGCACTGCGCCGCAAGGAGCTGGAGCTGGTGGGCGGCGCCGATGACATCGTGCAGTTGCGCTTCCTGTACGCATTAATGGGCAGTCGCGAGACCGGCCCATTGCTCGTACAGCCCCTGGTCTATGAAGGGCGTGCGATCGGGGCATTGGTCGCCGGCAACAGCCAGTCCAAACAGCCCTTCTCCTACGCTCAGACGCAGTTGGCCGTCCGGCTGGCCGGCTGGATCGCGCCCCTGCTGGCGGCACCCCGCCTGCTCCATGCACTGCGCCAGCGGCTGGAACAAAGCGAAAAGACCCTGCGCGCCCGGGAGGAGGAATGGGGCGCGCGGTTGGAGAGCCTGAACCAAGAGCTTGAGCAGGAGCGGCAGAGCGCCCGGCTGTTCGCTCAACGCCTGGCCGCGCTGGAACGGGCGGCCGAAGAGAAACAGCGCGAGCTGGATCGACTGTCCCGCCGGCTCCTCCTCCAGGAGGAAGAGACCCGCCGCAGTCAGCAGGAAGCCGCCGCGCTCAACCGCAAGCTCGAGAGCATGGTCAAGCTCAAATTGAACCTGGAAGATGAAATTCGCGGCTATCGGGAGCAAATCCAAGAGCTGGAGCGGATGCTGGGCGAAGGCAAACCGCGCAGCTCCTGACCGCCGGCGGTGTGATGGGACGGGACAATGGCTGGCCAATCTGCGGATAAGGGCGACATCCTCAAGCAAACCC includes the following:
- a CDS encoding GAF domain-containing protein, whose product is MSVWENLLGLIGSPQWHFVYHFVVLLALAAAWAIVFARRRLFAPAETRPVLWGLALLIALHILPALLLPLDSAGWLPLASWMPVVERSLDTVSLVVLVWAMVLPHTRWRGLHGPFLVAQVLLIGLAAAGLSRIWAGEMEAGLPYPATWHRYFWIAWQFLLALVGIIGLARAEQPRRHMILLTFMFFLFALAGILEAALPAPDGTPAWERAAALLGYPLLTIAMTQMVLGRLEVSAGGEPALLVPLRATNTAEMLLEMLGAEEEAAENGTPSKDEPEAVAGRLVGPIARALGVDQAAIGLLEGGLEDRMRLVAVYNPTRQGRGGEVVSFPLDEQMAIRRALRRKELELVGGADDIVQLRFLYALMGSRETGPLLVQPLVYEGRAIGALVAGNSQSKQPFSYAQTQLAVRLAGWIAPLLAAPRLLHALRQRLEQSEKTLRAREEEWGARLESLNQELEQERQSARLFAQRLAALERAAEEKQRELDRLSRRLLLQEEETRRSQQEAAALNRKLESMVKLKLNLEDEIRGYREQIQELERMLGEGKPRSS